The genomic window TTCGAACTTCGGAATTCCAGATAGATAACAATGGAGAAATGATAATAAACAAGAAATATCGGTATATTGGATTGGAGGTTGAGTAGTGTTTTTCACTAAGGAAATTGAGTTATTGGTTCAATTGAAATTTGATACTTTGTATTGTCTTTTTTGAAGCTGGTAACTTAAACATTATCGCATTCCTGAGATACATAGTAGGTAAAACCATTGTTTCTTGAAATATGCCAAATTTACTTGTTGAAGCTTTATTTGCTATGCAATTACACCTATGTCCTTATAAGGTTAAGAACCCGAGTACCTTAAGTACTATAAATCTTCAGTAACAAACTTTAGTTCTTATTGACATTGTGCTTTTGTTGAAACCCAAAAATTACAGTATCACATTTTCAAGATATGGAGTGTGCAAGGCTCCAAGTAAAAGCATTTTCTTGAAAGACACCATGCTTCGCAAACAACAACACGGATCTTTATCTTTACTCTTATAAAGATTTCACTCGGTGATGGCGGTCTGCTCACTTTCAGGCCACATCACATGTTTGACATGACAAATGCCTGATATGTGAGCAGATGTAGATGATTTGGTCTTGTTTTAATCCATTTTGATTTGTAGCAACACAAGGAATTGAACGTGTATCCGTAAGTATATGGGAAAACATCTCTATAACAAGCACAAAAGAAATTCAGGGAACACACAACATCCCTTTTGCAGAGCTGTAAATAACAATACGGAGTATTACAGTGATTACAGTTAGCCTTAAAAACATTCAACTGACTGACAGATTATAGTTGTCTATCTTGTCATCGCCTGGAATTTTTTTTCGAGTATAGGACTTCAACAATTCCTACCTGCAGACTCAGGTTTAAAAGTATCTCCTGACACAGTACTAGATATTGCTGTTTAATTGCTTATTCTTAGATACAGTTTTCGTCTGCACCAACATCGCTTCAGATTTGGTTTGTCGGAAACAGTCGTTCATATGCATTACTGAATTATGCATGCAGGAGCCTGGAGTCGCTGAAGCTGAATTTGCTCTATACGACAATAGTCATAAGTTTAAGACGGTCTTTGGAATGCGCAAACCAGCTCCTCCTATTCTACCCAAGGACAAGACCTTCTTTGACTCACTAGATTCGGATGGTACTTGCCCTCCATGGTTGTCTGAAGAAGATATTTCCTACTATGCAGACAAATTTGAGAAGACAGGGTTTACAGGAGGGCTTAACTACTACAGATGCATGGACTTGTATGTCACCTACGTCCCATTCTCACTGTCTTGGTtttactaactttgtactaaagttagtataaaccTGGGTCAtcaattttggaacggagggagtatatacgtaTGTCTGAACTACATATCTGATTGCGCCAACTTCAGTTCATAAGTTTTATGGGTGAAATCATTTCACCAGAGTTAACGCATGCATTAGATCTGGCTCAACTTACTTGCGTGTTCATGCAGGAATTGGGAGCTTTCTGCACCATGGACTGGAGCTCCAATAAAAGTAGCAACAAAATTCATCGTTGGGGACCTTGACGTTACATACAATGTACCGGGAGTGAAAGACTACATTCACAAGGGTGGCTTGAAAGCGAGCGTGCCGAATCTGGAGGATGTGGTTGTCATGGAGGGAGTGAGTCACTTCTGCAACCAGGAGAAGCCTAATGAGGTTTCAGATTACATCTGCGAGTTCTTCAGCAAGTTCTGATTATATCAAGAGAGTCTTGGCGAACCTACTTGTTTCGGTGCTGTTTATGTACTTATAAGTTGTCGATTACACATGCCATGATACTGAATTATCTCTAAATAAAACCATGGTCTGATTGTCACAGAAGAATTTCTGTGAACTCTCGTGTCCTCCTGTTTCTATGCAGAGGGTCAAAGTGTAACCTGTGGGCAGCAGTGAAATCTTAGCAGCTGAAACCGGTAGAAAAAACCCACCAGATTACCGTTTCTTCTTTATTCGGGCCTGTCTTTTGGACCTCTTTTTTCTTTTGGTTAGGTTCATACTGAGGTAGTGGACAAACATATGGGAAGAATATTGGCAGGGGCAAATTTCCTATTATTGTGGGCAAATAGAATTGCTTTACTTGTTAAATTAAGTTCAACTTCAAACTTACAAAAAATATTGCAAAAATAACGTAAACTCTTCCATTGAAGGCTTGTGTTTTACTTTTAGGCTAGTTGAAGCAGTTGTCTGAAACACCTCTGCCTCTAGGGCAGCTGAGTTTTGCCGTGAAAATCTTCAAAGGGATGTACGGCTCCGCTGCCTCTGCAACTCAACCGTTCCAATGCTGACCTGCAGAGGGAAATTTGTTAGTTTCTGGCGTAGCTAGGTGTTTCATGAGTAGTTGATGAACATGCTGAACTGCGAGTAACTTCACATTATagaatacaacaacaacaacaacaacaacaaagcctttagtcccaaacaagttggggtaggctagaggtgaaatccATAAGATCTTGCGACCAACTCATGGTATGAGGCGCGTCGTTGAGAGgcttacgccccaacgaaaatcttttgggtctTCACATTATAGAATAGCGCCTTTTTTTTAACACTACGATCAACAGTCTGGGAAGCAGATTGTCGATGATCTTGGCGTTGTTcactggttttctttgtttttttctttttcaagtttattttccttttcctttgtttagaaatttcaaaaaatgttcatgttttcatttttttgcctattttctaAAAGCAAATTGTGTTTTTagaaaatattcacaatttcatgaAACGTTTGGATTttcaaaattgtttgtgttttaaaattttgttcccAATTTCAGAAAATCTTCGGGTTTTCCAATAAATGTCCGTATATTCTTTTAAAAAGTTTGCACTTCCAAATATTCTTCACAATTATTTTTTTTGCGAATCTTCACAACTAAAAGAAAGTGTGGCACTTGACACGAGTGGTGAGCTATCTCAAAAACAATGAACTAAAAGAGAGTGGTAGAACAACCCAAAAAAAATCACATGCTACAGTAGTAGCTACGGGTAACTCGGGTATGGGCTGACCCCTGCGTGCTTCAGGTATGCAGCCCATTACCTCCGGGGAAGTGTTTACAaacggcgcaccggccgaaccGTTCCGCCGGTTCGCACGCCACGCTGGCAACGCGCCCGCGCAATCCCCGCCTCCTTCCTTACGTGCCTCCATCCCCTACCTTTAGCCTACGTGCGCGCACCTCCCCTCCCCCGAGCTGCGACTGGGCCTCCACGAActccatcgccggcggccaggc from Triticum aestivum cultivar Chinese Spring chromosome 3B, IWGSC CS RefSeq v2.1, whole genome shotgun sequence includes these protein-coding regions:
- the LOC123069562 gene encoding epoxide hydrolase A; its protein translation is MEPEGVRHRMVEVAKGVRLHVAEAGPEDGPAVLLVHGFPDLWYGWRHQMAALAARGFRAVAPDMRGYGDSDAPPSAGSYSIFHLVGDLVALVADLGQPQVFVVGHDWGALVAWQLCLLRPDLVRALVNLSVAYHPRSSEGSPLQVIRALCGEDHYMCRFQEPGVAEAEFALYDNSHKFKTVFGMRKPAPPILPKDKTFFDSLDSDGTCPPWLSEEDISYYADKFEKTGFTGGLNYYRCMDLNWELSAPWTGAPIKVATKFIVGDLDVTYNVPGVKDYIHKGGLKASVPNLEDVVVMEGVSHFCNQEKPNEVSDYICEFFSKF